One part of the Betaproteobacteria bacterium genome encodes these proteins:
- the gatB gene encoding Asp-tRNA(Asn)/Glu-tRNA(Gln) amidotransferase subunit GatB produces MQWETVIGLETHVQLSTRSKIFSGASTAFGAEPNTQACEIDVALPGVLPVLNAAAVVKAVRFGFAVDATVNRRSVFARKNYFYPDLPKGYQISQYEIPVVQHGHLQIVLGESTKTVRLTRAHLEEDAGKSLHEDFHDMSAIDLNRAGTPLLEIVSEPDMRSAAEAVAYGKTLHALVRWLDICDGNMQEGSFRMDANVSVRPAGTTDLGTRCEIKNLNSFRFLERAIEYEARRQVEILEDGGTIRQETRSFDPERDETRTMRSKEDAHDYRYFPDPDLLPLEIGADSLAEIAQSMPELPDAKRNRFVAAFGLTPYDAGLLTASRELAQYYEAASDGLSGSAPKLVANWMTGALAARLNEAGCDITQSRVAPGQLRVLVERVADGTLSGKMAREVFEALWAGEGEVDAIIERRGLRQISDSSELDKLAGEVLAQNAAQVADYRAGKAKAFNALVGQVMKASKGKANPQQVNEILRRKLDAPG; encoded by the coding sequence ATGCAATGGGAAACCGTCATCGGGCTGGAAACCCACGTGCAGCTCTCGACGCGCTCGAAGATTTTCTCGGGCGCATCCACCGCGTTCGGCGCCGAGCCCAACACCCAGGCGTGCGAGATCGACGTGGCGCTGCCGGGCGTGCTGCCCGTGCTCAATGCGGCCGCGGTGGTGAAGGCGGTGCGCTTCGGTTTCGCCGTGGACGCAACCGTGAACCGGCGTTCGGTGTTCGCGCGCAAGAACTACTTCTATCCCGATCTGCCGAAGGGCTACCAGATCAGCCAGTACGAGATTCCGGTCGTGCAGCACGGCCATCTGCAGATCGTGCTCGGCGAGAGCACCAAGACCGTCCGGCTCACGCGCGCGCACCTGGAAGAGGATGCCGGCAAGTCGCTGCACGAAGATTTTCACGACATGAGCGCAATCGACTTGAACCGCGCCGGCACGCCGCTGCTCGAGATCGTCTCGGAGCCCGACATGCGCAGCGCGGCCGAGGCGGTCGCTTATGGCAAGACCTTGCACGCCCTGGTGCGCTGGCTCGACATCTGCGACGGCAACATGCAGGAAGGCTCGTTTCGCATGGACGCCAACGTGTCGGTGCGCCCCGCCGGCACGACCGACCTGGGCACGCGCTGCGAGATCAAGAACCTCAATTCGTTCCGCTTCCTGGAGCGGGCGATCGAGTACGAGGCGCGGCGCCAGGTCGAGATCCTGGAAGACGGCGGAACGATCCGCCAGGAGACGCGCTCGTTCGATCCCGAGCGCGACGAAACGCGCACCATGCGCAGCAAGGAGGACGCGCACGACTACCGCTACTTCCCCGACCCCGATCTGCTGCCGCTCGAGATCGGCGCCGATTCGCTGGCCGAGATCGCGCAATCGATGCCCGAGCTGCCGGACGCCAAGCGCAACCGCTTCGTCGCTGCATTCGGCTTGACGCCCTACGACGCCGGTTTGCTGACGGCATCGCGCGAGCTCGCGCAGTATTACGAGGCGGCCTCGGATGGCCTGTCGGGTTCGGCTCCGAAGCTCGTGGCCAACTGGATGACCGGCGCCTTGGCGGCCCGGTTGAACGAAGCGGGCTGCGATATCACGCAAAGCAGGGTCGCTCCGGGGCAGCTGCGCGTGCTGGTCGAGCGCGTGGCCGACGGAACCCTTTCGGGCAAGATGGCGCGCGAGGTGTTCGAGGCGCTGTGGGCGGGCGAGGGTGAAGTCGATGCGATCATCGAGCGGCGTGGGCTGCGCCAGATCTCGGACAGCTCCGAGCTGGACAAGCTCGCCGGCGAGGTGCTGGCGCAGAACGCCGCGCAGGTGGCGGACTACCGGGCCGGGAAGGCGAAAGCGTTCAACGCCCTGGTGGGTCAGGTGATGAAGGCCAGCAAGGGCAAGGCAAATCCGCAGCAGGTGAATGAGATTCTGCGGCGGAAACTGGATGCGCCCGGCTAG
- a CDS encoding MFS transporter: MLIAALMGFASGLPLLLTGSVLQAWLRDGGVDLARIGLFALVGLPYTLKFLWSPLFDRYALPVLGRRRGWLVVTQAALAAALVALSYANPTSDDLVAVSVAALMVAFFSASQDIVVDAHRRESLTDLELGLGSAMYVNGYRIGMLLAGGGGLILADVLSFPEMYRLLAAFMAACVVVSLVAPEPPLPPGRPRSLAEAVVLPFRDYFTREGAWLALAFILLYKLGDTLASAMTTPFYLDLGYSKSEIGAVVKLFGFWATIAGATLGGIWILRIGLKRALWLFGIGQMVSTFGFVVLSGLPPSLPALATVIAVENLTAGLGTAAFVGFMGALTDRRFTATQYALLSSLMGIPRVLAAAPTGWLAQSLGWSTFFLACALIALPGLALLRWMRRLMPEEAAAEARAAQAGRRSNR; the protein is encoded by the coding sequence ATGCTGATCGCGGCGCTGATGGGGTTCGCGTCGGGTCTACCGCTGCTGCTGACCGGTTCGGTGCTGCAGGCATGGTTGCGCGACGGCGGCGTCGATCTCGCCCGCATCGGCCTGTTCGCCCTGGTAGGTCTGCCCTACACGCTCAAGTTCCTCTGGTCGCCGCTGTTCGACCGCTATGCGCTGCCGGTTCTCGGCCGGCGTCGGGGCTGGCTCGTGGTCACGCAGGCGGCGCTGGCGGCGGCGCTGGTCGCGCTCAGCTACGCCAACCCGACGTCCGATGATCTGGTCGCGGTTTCGGTCGCCGCTCTGATGGTCGCGTTTTTCTCCGCCTCGCAGGATATCGTGGTCGACGCCCATCGCCGCGAGAGCCTTACCGATCTCGAGCTGGGTCTCGGCTCGGCGATGTACGTGAACGGCTATCGGATCGGCATGCTGCTCGCTGGCGGTGGCGGGCTCATCCTGGCCGACGTGCTGTCGTTCCCCGAGATGTATCGGCTGCTCGCTGCATTCATGGCGGCTTGCGTGGTCGTGAGCCTGGTCGCACCCGAGCCGCCGCTGCCGCCGGGGCGGCCGCGCTCGCTGGCCGAGGCGGTGGTGCTGCCGTTTCGCGATTACTTCACGCGTGAAGGCGCATGGCTCGCGCTGGCGTTCATCCTGCTCTACAAGCTGGGCGACACGCTCGCGTCCGCGATGACGACGCCGTTCTACCTCGATCTGGGCTACAGCAAGAGCGAGATCGGCGCGGTGGTGAAGCTGTTCGGCTTCTGGGCGACGATCGCTGGGGCGACCCTGGGCGGCATCTGGATCCTGCGCATTGGGCTCAAGCGCGCGCTGTGGCTGTTCGGCATCGGCCAGATGGTGTCGACGTTCGGATTCGTCGTGCTCTCGGGATTGCCGCCGAGCCTGCCCGCGCTGGCGACCGTCATCGCCGTGGAAAACCTGACTGCAGGGCTGGGCACGGCGGCGTTCGTGGGCTTCATGGGTGCGCTCACCGACCGGCGCTTCACGGCAACCCAATACGCGCTGCTGTCGAGCCTCATGGGCATACCACGCGTACTGGCCGCGGCGCCGACCGGCTGGCTGGCGCAATCGCTCGGCTGGAGCACCTTCTTTCTCGCCTGCGCGCTGATCGCGTTGCCGGGCCTGGCGCTGCTGCGCTGGATGCGACGGCTGATGCCCGAAGAGGCAGCCGCGGAGGCGCGCGCAGCTCAGGCGGGCAGGCGCTCGAACCGATAG
- the gatA gene encoding Asp-tRNA(Asn)/Glu-tRNA(Gln) amidotransferase subunit GatA, with protein RIRRHNSRLNAVITLDEARSLAVARAADERIARGAAGPLTGIPILHKDIFCANGWRTTCGSRMLENFVAPYDAHVVSRLEAAGTVSLGKTNMDEFAMGSSNETSWFGPVRNPWRASAVPGGSSGGSAAAVAARLALAATGTDTGGSIRQPAALSGVCGLKPTYGVASRFGMIAFASSLDQAGPIATSAHDLALMLNAMAGFDPRDSTSLERATEDYARELERPLEGLRIGLPKEFFGEGVQPGVAAAIEAAIAEYRRLGATTAELSLPNMRLSIPVYYVLAPAEASSNLARYDGVRYGYRASAFDDLIDMYERTRAEGFGAEVKRRIMIGTYVLSHGYYDAYYLKAQKIRRLIAADFAAAFEKCDVIMGPTSPTTAFELGSRTSDPVQMYLSDIYTIAVNLAGLPGLSIPAGFDAAGLPVGLQSIGNYFAEARLLNVAHQYQRATDWHRRLPAGFAD; from the coding sequence CGCATCCGGCGTCACAACTCGCGCCTGAACGCAGTCATCACCCTCGACGAGGCGCGTAGCCTTGCCGTCGCTCGCGCCGCGGACGAGCGCATTGCCCGGGGCGCCGCGGGGCCGCTCACCGGCATTCCGATCCTGCACAAGGACATCTTTTGCGCCAACGGCTGGCGGACCACCTGCGGCTCGCGCATGCTGGAGAATTTCGTCGCGCCCTACGATGCGCACGTGGTGTCCCGGCTGGAGGCCGCCGGTACGGTCAGCCTCGGCAAGACCAACATGGACGAGTTCGCGATGGGCTCGTCGAACGAAACCTCCTGGTTCGGCCCGGTGCGCAATCCCTGGCGCGCCAGCGCAGTTCCCGGCGGCAGCTCCGGCGGCTCGGCGGCAGCGGTGGCCGCGCGGCTGGCGCTCGCCGCGACCGGGACCGATACCGGCGGCTCGATCCGGCAGCCCGCAGCGCTCTCGGGGGTGTGCGGGCTCAAGCCCACCTACGGCGTCGCCTCGCGCTTCGGCATGATCGCGTTCGCTTCCAGCCTGGACCAGGCCGGGCCGATCGCGACCAGCGCCCACGACCTGGCCCTCATGTTGAACGCCATGGCAGGGTTCGATCCGCGCGATTCGACCAGCCTCGAGCGCGCGACCGAAGACTATGCCCGCGAGCTCGAACGCCCGCTCGAGGGGCTGCGCATCGGCTTGCCGAAGGAATTCTTCGGCGAGGGCGTACAACCCGGCGTCGCGGCAGCGATCGAGGCGGCGATCGCGGAGTACCGGCGCCTGGGTGCGACCACGGCCGAGCTGAGCCTGCCCAACATGCGCCTGTCGATTCCGGTGTACTACGTGCTCGCGCCGGCCGAGGCATCGAGCAATCTCGCCCGCTACGACGGCGTGCGTTACGGCTATCGTGCGAGCGCTTTCGACGACTTGATCGACATGTACGAGCGCACCCGTGCCGAGGGCTTCGGCGCGGAGGTGAAGCGCCGCATCATGATCGGCACTTACGTCCTTTCGCATGGCTACTACGATGCCTATTACCTCAAGGCGCAGAAGATCCGGCGCCTGATTGCAGCCGATTTCGCGGCAGCGTTCGAGAAATGCGACGTGATCATGGGACCGACCAGTCCCACCACGGCGTTCGAGCTGGGCAGCCGCACCAGCGACCCGGTGCAGATGTATCTGTCGGACATCTACACCATCGCGGTCAATCTCGCCGGCCTGCCCGGGCTATCGATCCCGGCGGGCTTCGATGCGGCCGGGTTGCCTGTGGGGCTGCAGTCGATCGGCAACTACTTCGCCGAGGCGCGCCTGCTCAACGTCGCGCACCAGTACCAGCGTGCGACCGATTGGCACCGGCGTTTGCCGGCGGGCTTTGCCGACTGA
- a CDS encoding homoserine O-acetyltransferase, producing the protein MKAELPLPDNGVGLVAPKTAHFAEPLKLRSGAVLSDYQLMYETYGELNAERTNAVLVCHALNASHHVAGWYADDPKSIGWWDNMVGPGKPLDTDRFFVLGVNNIGGCHGSTGPTSIDAATGKPYGASFPVVTVEDWVAAQVRLADHLGIQRFCAVMGGSLGAMQALQWTIDQPERVAHAIVIAAAPKLSTQNIAFNEVARQAIISDPDFNGGDYYAHDTLPRRGLRIARMIGHITYLSDDAMMERFGRVLRADDFRFHFDVDFEVESYLRHQGEKFAEVFDANTYLRITRALDYFDPAKQHGGSLTRALALAQASFLVISFTSDWRFSPARSREIVKALLDNKRNVTYAEIDAPHGHDAFLLDNAHYHEVVREYFNRLARELAGAALP; encoded by the coding sequence GTGAAGGCTGAATTGCCACTACCGGATAACGGCGTCGGCCTGGTCGCGCCGAAGACGGCGCACTTCGCCGAGCCGCTCAAGCTGCGCAGCGGTGCAGTGCTGTCCGACTATCAGCTGATGTACGAGACCTACGGGGAGCTCAACGCCGAGCGCACCAACGCGGTTCTGGTCTGTCACGCGCTGAATGCTTCCCACCATGTCGCCGGCTGGTATGCGGACGATCCCAAGAGCATCGGCTGGTGGGACAACATGGTCGGTCCCGGCAAGCCGCTCGATACCGACCGCTTCTTCGTGCTCGGCGTGAACAATATCGGCGGCTGTCACGGCTCGACCGGCCCGACCAGCATCGATGCCGCGACGGGCAAGCCGTATGGCGCGAGCTTTCCGGTCGTCACGGTGGAGGACTGGGTTGCCGCCCAGGTGCGTCTTGCCGATCACCTCGGCATCCAGCGCTTCTGCGCCGTAATGGGCGGCAGCCTCGGCGCCATGCAGGCGCTGCAATGGACCATCGATCAGCCCGAGCGCGTGGCGCATGCGATCGTGATCGCTGCCGCGCCGAAGCTCTCCACCCAGAACATCGCCTTCAACGAGGTCGCCCGCCAGGCGATCATCTCGGACCCTGATTTCAACGGCGGCGACTACTACGCGCACGACACGCTTCCGCGCCGGGGGCTTCGCATCGCGCGCATGATTGGCCACATCACCTATCTCTCCGACGACGCGATGATGGAGCGCTTCGGGCGTGTGCTGCGCGCGGACGACTTCCGCTTCCACTTCGACGTCGACTTCGAGGTGGAATCGTACCTGCGCCACCAGGGGGAGAAATTCGCCGAAGTTTTCGACGCCAACACGTATTTGCGGATCACCCGCGCGCTCGACTACTTCGATCCGGCCAAGCAGCACGGCGGCAGCCTCACCCGCGCGCTCGCGCTGGCGCAGGCGAGCTTCCTCGTCATCTCGTTCACCTCCGACTGGCGCTTTTCGCCGGCGCGCTCGCGCGAGATCGTCAAGGCGCTGCTCGACAACAAGCGCAACGTCACCTACGCCGAGATCGACGCACCGCACGGCCACGACGCCTTCCTGCTCGACAACGCGCACTATCACGAGGTCGTGCGCGAATACTTCAACCGGCTGGCGCGCGAGCTTGCCGGCGCAGCGCTGCCTTGA
- the pyrE gene encoding orotate phosphoribosyltransferase has protein sequence MTDFRKDFFRFAASQRALLFGEFVTKAGRTSPYFFNAGMFASGAALARLCEFYAKAIAAAGVEYDMLFGSAYKGIPLAAGVAMSLASRGRDVAFCFNRKEAKDHGEGGTVIGAPLAGRVLIVDDVISAGTSVRESVGIIRAHHATPCAVAIALDRMERGAAALSATQEVEQAYGIPVVSIATLDDLVEFVRAEPSYASHLQAVLSYSSRFGTTVHAR, from the coding sequence ATGACTGATTTCAGGAAGGATTTCTTTCGCTTCGCAGCCTCGCAGCGGGCCCTGCTGTTCGGTGAGTTCGTCACCAAAGCGGGACGCACGTCGCCCTACTTCTTCAATGCCGGAATGTTCGCGAGCGGCGCGGCGCTGGCGCGCCTGTGCGAATTCTACGCGAAAGCCATTGCCGCGGCCGGCGTCGAGTACGACATGTTGTTCGGCTCCGCCTACAAGGGCATACCGCTCGCCGCCGGGGTGGCGATGTCGCTCGCATCGCGCGGGCGCGACGTTGCATTCTGCTTCAACCGCAAGGAAGCGAAGGATCACGGCGAGGGCGGCACGGTGATCGGGGCGCCGCTCGCAGGCCGTGTCCTGATCGTGGACGACGTGATCTCGGCCGGAACGTCGGTGCGCGAGTCGGTCGGCATCATTCGCGCCCATCATGCAACGCCCTGCGCCGTTGCGATCGCGCTCGATCGGATGGAGCGCGGAGCCGCAGCACTGTCGGCAACCCAGGAAGTGGAGCAGGCGTACGGCATTCCGGTCGTCAGCATTGCGACCCTCGACGATCTGGTGGAGTTCGTACGCGCGGAGCCGAGCTACGCTTCGCATCTGCAAGCCGTACTGAGTTATAGCAGCCGTTTCGGAACCACCGTCCATGCGCGCTGA
- a CDS encoding DUF4124 domain-containing protein, giving the protein MRAERAAAAVVMSLALSVGHAALYKWVDDKGRVQYSDKPPSDRDKSAVQMTNRGVIIKKIEPGMSAEQKKAQEEESARKKQEDLKAVEQRRKDNALLLSFTSVQEIDMKRDREVQALDAIIANLRGQERSMSERIAEDRRRLDLYAKRKKPPPESVQEDTQRNQAQMKVLRDEIERHHQETLATRAKYEVLKKRYQELREEQAAGTAATAAQTPAKK; this is encoded by the coding sequence ATGCGCGCTGAGCGGGCGGCCGCCGCCGTTGTCATGAGCCTCGCGTTGAGCGTCGGCCATGCGGCCTTGTATAAGTGGGTCGACGACAAAGGACGCGTCCAGTACAGCGACAAGCCGCCGAGCGACCGGGACAAGAGCGCGGTGCAGATGACCAACCGCGGGGTGATCATCAAGAAAATCGAACCGGGCATGAGCGCCGAGCAGAAGAAGGCGCAGGAAGAGGAGTCGGCGCGCAAAAAGCAGGAGGACCTCAAGGCGGTCGAGCAGCGCAGGAAGGACAACGCGTTGCTGCTGTCGTTTACCAGCGTGCAGGAAATCGACATGAAGCGCGACCGCGAGGTGCAGGCGCTCGATGCGATCATCGCCAACCTGCGCGGGCAGGAGCGCTCGATGAGCGAGCGCATCGCCGAGGATCGCAGGCGCCTGGATCTTTACGCCAAGCGCAAGAAGCCGCCGCCCGAGTCCGTGCAGGAAGACACTCAGCGCAATCAAGCGCAGATGAAAGTGCTCCGCGACGAGATCGAGCGCCACCACCAGGAAACTCTTGCCACCCGGGCGAAGTACGAAGTGCTCAAGAAACGCTATCAGGAGCTGCGCGAGGAGCAGGCGGCAGGCACGGCAGCCACCGCGGCCCAGACGCCTGCCAAGAAATAG
- the metW gene encoding methionine biosynthesis protein MetW, translating to MQARSDFNVIARWIPQHARVLDLGCGDGSLLQFLAQTRGVHGYGVEISPENIVACVRNGVNVIQDDLETGLAEIETDSFDFVILSQTLQAMRHTEAIVDEMLRVGRQAIVTFPNFGYWRNRLAVARGNMPVSENLPYEWYDTPNVHLCTIDDFERFCARRKVRICERVVLSDGAEVGMAPNLFGQLAVYRFERLPA from the coding sequence CTGCAAGCGCGTTCCGACTTCAACGTCATCGCGCGCTGGATACCGCAGCATGCCCGCGTGCTCGACCTGGGCTGCGGCGACGGCTCGCTGCTGCAGTTCCTGGCGCAGACCCGCGGCGTGCACGGCTACGGCGTGGAGATCAGCCCGGAAAACATCGTCGCCTGCGTGCGCAACGGCGTGAACGTCATTCAGGACGACCTGGAGACGGGCCTGGCCGAGATCGAAACCGATTCCTTCGACTTCGTGATTCTTTCGCAAACGCTGCAGGCGATGCGCCATACCGAAGCGATCGTCGACGAGATGCTGCGCGTGGGCCGGCAGGCGATCGTGACCTTTCCCAATTTCGGCTACTGGCGTAACCGCCTGGCGGTCGCCCGCGGCAACATGCCGGTATCGGAGAACCTGCCCTACGAGTGGTACGACACGCCCAACGTGCACCTGTGCACCATCGACGACTTCGAGCGCTTTTGCGCCAGGCGCAAGGTACGCATCTGCGAGCGGGTGGTGTTGAGCGACGGGGCCGAGGTCGGAATGGCTCCGAACCTCTTCGGCCAGCTTGCGGTCTATCGGTTCGAGCGCCTGCCCGCCTGA